A section of the Apostichopus japonicus isolate 1M-3 chromosome 1, ASM3797524v1, whole genome shotgun sequence genome encodes:
- the LOC139984046 gene encoding uncharacterized protein isoform X3, with translation MYDDITGFSRSNARHYQTLEALTRAIASGEVDCGFMFYIEPLKTDLQVLTAGGLEDKCSKSSSPIMTRPDNKLTLWWNEAFQRIRDNGVYQKVCDDVKINHGHVITEMTLSKKCLED, from the exons ATGTATGACGATATCACG gGATTCAGCAGATCAAATGCTCGCCATTACCAAACTTTGGAAGCTCTCACACGAGCTATTGCTAGCGGAGAG GTCGATTGTGGGTTCATGTTTTATATCGAGCCACTCAAAACCGATCTTCAAGTTCTTACAGCAGGCGGCTTAGAAGACAAATGCAGTAAGTCCTCATCGCCGATAATGACTCGGCCAGATAACAAACTGACCCTCTGGTGGAATGAAGCATTTCAAAGGATCAGGGACAACGGAGTTTATCAAAAAGTATGTGACGATGTGAAAATTAATCATG GACATGTCATCACTGAAATGACATTGTCGAAGAAATGTCTCGAAGATTAG
- the LOC139984046 gene encoding uncharacterized protein isoform X1: MPVEERMDSLVHSDTLGMISGSTNNETKPMDTCGVPRFYILVVIVFVVFVSMLAIILSSVAIGRSPKSFSDTDTAATNDYVWTFAAGHSGHALEYIDERSGQLRGFSIDLVNAVCQEADKYCEIIWDFYENCWDSGTGMAAHGGQGLLGRWYDGCTAWANTANRQNTFKFSDQYLTDLN; this comes from the exons ATGCCTGTCGAAGAAAGAATGGATTCGTTAGTACACTCGGATACATTGGGGATGATCTCTGGATCCACGAATAATGAAACTAAACCAATGGATACATGCGGTGTTCCACGGTTTTACATCTTGGTAGTCATTGTATTTGTCGTGTTCGTTTCGATGTTAGCGATTATTCTTTCCTCGGTTGCGATTGGACGCTCACCGAAGTCCTTCAGTGACACTG ATACAGCTGCCACAAATGATTATGTATGGACTTTTGCAGCAGGCCATTCCGGACACGCTTTGGAGTACAT AGATGAAAGAAGCGGACAACTTCGAGGTTTCTCGATCGATTTAGTAAACGCAG TTTGCCAAGAAGCAGACAAATATTGTGAAATTATTTGGGACTTTTACGAGAACTGTTGGGACTCAGGGACGGGAATGGCAGCTCATGGCGGCCAGGGTCTACTGGGTCGCTGGTACGACGGATGCACAG CTTGGGCCAATACCGCAAATCGACAAAATACCTTCAAGTTTAGTGATCAGTACCTGACCGATTTAAATTAG
- the LOC139984046 gene encoding uncharacterized protein isoform X2, which translates to MPVEERMDSLVHSDTLGMISGSTNNETKPMDTCGVPRFYILVVIVFVVFVSMLAIILSSVAIGRSPKSFSDTDTAATNDYVWTFAAGHSGHALEYIDERSGQLRGFSIDLVNAADKYCEIIWDFYENCWDSGTGMAAHGGQGLLGRWYDGCTAWANTANRQNTFKFSDQYLTDLN; encoded by the exons ATGCCTGTCGAAGAAAGAATGGATTCGTTAGTACACTCGGATACATTGGGGATGATCTCTGGATCCACGAATAATGAAACTAAACCAATGGATACATGCGGTGTTCCACGGTTTTACATCTTGGTAGTCATTGTATTTGTCGTGTTCGTTTCGATGTTAGCGATTATTCTTTCCTCGGTTGCGATTGGACGCTCACCGAAGTCCTTCAGTGACACTG ATACAGCTGCCACAAATGATTATGTATGGACTTTTGCAGCAGGCCATTCCGGACACGCTTTGGAGTACAT AGATGAAAGAAGCGGACAACTTCGAGGTTTCTCGATCGATTTAGTAAACGCAG CAGACAAATATTGTGAAATTATTTGGGACTTTTACGAGAACTGTTGGGACTCAGGGACGGGAATGGCAGCTCATGGCGGCCAGGGTCTACTGGGTCGCTGGTACGACGGATGCACAG CTTGGGCCAATACCGCAAATCGACAAAATACCTTCAAGTTTAGTGATCAGTACCTGACCGATTTAAATTAG
- the LOC139967051 gene encoding uncharacterized protein — MASSEPSRYGLFLVFAICAIVSLLALLLSSVAIGRSSASKFTVNPGTLKQEDDDYVWTFAAGHSWHGFEYRDESTGELRGFTVDLINAVCQEANKKCEIIRDLYINCWDAKAGGPAHGGTGLMGGWYDGCSAWSQTRQRLNTFKFSKPYVQQLAEKITFYTADADSDLDWRDLTNRTVAFLDGWPASEDCIVLYDEINGFDKSNARHYPSIEEFIVGIKQKEVDCGFAALSEKLQKELHHLTTDELDYKCTLSAPSIMMRKDSQLDTWWNEAFDRIRANGKYSEVCRDLYEVHDFKRAQGTPSKCLDS; from the exons ATGGCTTCTTCAGAACCGTCTCGATATGGTCTGTTTCTTGTATTTGCAATTTGTGCGATTGTTTCATTATTAGCCTTGCTACTTTCGTCAGTTGCCATTGGTAGATCCTCAGCTAGTAAATTCACTGTTAACCCAG GAACATTGAAACAAGAAGATGACGATTACGTGTGGACATTTGCTGCAGGTCACTCTTGGCACGGATTCGAATACAG GGATGAATCTACTGGTGAGTTGCGAGGATTTACGGTTGACCTCATCAATGCAG TATGCCAGGAAGCGAACAAAAAGTGTGAAATTATTAGGGATCTGTATATCAACTGCTGGGATGCGAAAGCAGGAGGTCCTGCTCACGGTGGTACCGGTCTAATGGGAGGCTGGTACGACGGTTGCTCCG CTTGGTCGCAGACAAGACAACGACTTAACACTTTTAAGTTTAGTAAACCATACGTACAACAGCTTGCCGAAAAGATTACATTTTACACAGCTGATGCCGACAGTGATCTCGACTGGCGCGACCTCACTAACCGGACTGTGGCATTCTTGGACGGATGGCCAGCTAGCGAGGACTGTATTGTGCTCTACGACGAAATTAAT GGATTTGACAAATCCAACGCTCGCCACTATCCTTCAATAGAAGAATTTATCGTTGGTATCAAACAAAAAGAG GTTGATTGTGGATTCGCGGCGTTGTCTGAAAAATTACAAAAGGAATTACATCATTTAACAACAGACGAATTGGACTACAAGTGTACTCTTTCTGCTCCGTCTATTATGATGAGAAAGGATAGCCAACTGGACACATGGTGGAATGAAGCATTTGATCGAATTCGAGCCAATGGGAAATACAGCGAGGTCTGTAGGGATCTCTACGAAGTACATG ATTTTAAACGTGCACAGGGAACACCATCGAAATGTCTGGATTCTTAA